TTGCGGATATGATCGGGCAACACCCGTGTTTCATTGAGAAAATGAACGAAGCGAGGCTCGCCGCAGCGACAGATTCCAACGTGTTAATATTAGGGGAAAGCGGAACAGGAAAAGAGATGGTGGCTCAGGCGATTCATAATGAGAGCAAGCGGAGAAACAAACCGTTTATTGCCATTAACTGTGGAGGCATACCGCGTGATCTCCTTGGCAGTGAGTTGTTCGGATATGTGGACGGGGCATTCACAGGAGCGAAAAAAGGGGGAAGCGCCGGAAAGTTTGAGCTTGCCAATGGGGGAACGCTTTTTTTGGATGAGATTGGCGAAATGTCCTTGGAAATGCAAGTGTTGCTTTTGCGCGTTATTCAAGAAAAGGAAGTGATGAGAATTGGCGGGCACAAAGTGATCCCTGTTGATGTAAGAATCATCGCAGCGACCAACAAAGACCTTCGCCAGGAAGTGCAAAAAGGCAGCTTTCGCGAAGACTTGTTTTTCCGGTTGAATGTTATGCCGATTGTTCTCCCGCCGCTTCGGAAAAGAAAAGAAGATATTCCGCTTCTCGTCCGTCATTTTATTGAAAAACTGGCTCACAAACGAAATAAACCGTTTCCTGAGATACGGTCCGATTTCTTAGAGGCGCTTATGCAATACGATTGGCCAGGAAATATTCGCGAGTTGCAAAATATGATCGAACGGGTGCTGAATCAGTGCGCAAAACCGGTATTGACAGCGGCTGATCTGCCGGAAGAAATCTTTCGGCCTCTTCGCTTGCCTCAAGTTAGGGAGAACGTAGACATCTCCCGAAATGAGATAAAAAAGCAATCCATCATCGAGGCGTTAAAGCAGTGCAACGGCAACATTTCCAAAGCTGCCCGTTATTTAGGCATATCGAGAAGCACATTTTACCGGCAAATGGATAAATGGAATATTCGGTATTGACTGTCCCATTTTGTATCAAAGTGTAGCGACAAAGTGAAACAAAATGAAACACTTTGTCGCTGTTTTTGTTTAGGTTGGATCAAAAAGGCGGCTTTGGATAAACAATTTGGCGGACGAAGAAAAGGAAACAAGCGTTGGAACGATTTTTGCTTTATAGAAATGATGAAAGCGGTACCAATCAAGTGAAGGAGGAGAGAAAGTTGGCCATTTCCAAGGATCATCTTCTTTGGATGTACGAAACGATGTACAAAATTCGCTGCTATGAAGACAAAATGGCGGAGGCGTATGCCGAAGGGAAATCTCCTGTGTTTAATATCGGCGCGGGGCCGGTGCCAGGGGAAATGCATTTGGCCACTGGACAAGAACCGGCTGCGGCTGGGATGTGTGTTCACTTGAAAAAGGAAGATACGGTGACTGCCCCTCACCGTCCGCATCACCATGCGATTGCCAAAGGGGTGGATTTGAACCGGATGACAGCAGAGATTTTCGGAAAAGCCACTGGACTGGGAAAAGGAAAGGGCGGCCATATGCATTTGTTTGATCCTGACGTCAAATTTTCCTGCGGCGGGATCGTTGGGGCTGGGATTCCTCATGCCCTTGGCGCGGCGCTGGCGGCCAAGAAAAAGGGGACGGATTGGGTGGCGGTTGCGTTTATCGGCGAAGGAGCCGCCAATCAAGGGGCGTTTCATGAATCGTTAAATATGGCGGCATTATGGAAACTGCCATTCATTGTTGTCATTGAAAACAATCAATATGGAATTTCTGTGCCGAAAACGGCGTCTACAGCGGTTCCCTCGAATGATGTACGGGCTGCCGCCTATGGCATTAAAGGATATTATGTCAAAGACAACGACCCGATTGATATGTACAACGTATCGAAAGAAGCGGTTGAACGTGCAAGAACTGGACAAGGGCCGTCGATTATTGAGATTGAAACATACCGTTATTTAGGACATTTCCAAGGCGATCCGGAAGTATACCGGGATAAAAATGAAGTGACGTTGCTTCGCCAAAAAGACCCCATTATTCGCCTTCGCAACTATTTATTGAATGAATGTGGGGTAACAGAGGAGACGATTGCACAGCTGGAAAACAAAGCGACATTTGAGGTCGATCAGGCGTACGCGTTTGCGAGAGAAAGCGATTATCCCAAGCCGGAAGAGGCATTGGAAGATGTGTTTGTCTAATTTCATAGGAGAAAGGAGTTTTGCCATATGCAACAAACAAAACAGCGGCTGTTAACGGGAAATAAGGCGCTGGCTGAAGCGATTCGCCTTGAGATGGAGAGAGATCCGAACGTCTTTGTGATGGGAGAAGATGTCGGAGTATACGGTGGGATTTTTGGAGCGACAGAGGGATTGTTCCAAAAGTTTGGACCGGAACGGGTCATCGATACGCCGATTTCTGAGACCGCGTTCATCGGTGCTGCCATCGGCGCCGCTGCGGAAGGAATGCGGCCGATCGTGGAGCTGATGTTTGTCGACTTTTTTGGGGTTTGTATGGACCAAATTTACAACCATATGGCGAAAATTCCGTACATGTCCGGCGGCAGGGTGAAACTGCCAATGGTATTGATGACGGCGGTGGGAGGCGGTTACAGCGATGCCGCCCAGCACTCGCAAACGTTGTACGCCACCTTTGCCCATCTTCCTGGGATGAAAGTCGTCGCTCCGTCGACGCCATATGATTTAAAAGGGATGATGATTTCCGCTATTCGCGATGATAACCCTGTTGTCTTTATGTTCCATAAAACCTTGCAAGGGCTCGGCTGGATGGATCAGCTTGATGCTTCGGTTGGGCATGTACCGGAAGAGGCGTATACTGTGCCGCTTGGGAAAGCAAATATTGTGCGCGAGGGAACGGATATCACCATTGTCGGTATTCAAATGTCAGTGCATCAGGCGCTCGAAGCGGCCAAAAGACTTGAACAACAAGGCATTCAAGCGGAAGTGATCGATTTGCGCTCTCTTGTCCCATTGGACAAAGAGACGATCATTCAATCGGTTAAAAAGACACACCGCTTGCTTGTTGTTGATGAAGACTATCTGTCGTACGGGATGACGGCGGAAATTGCCGCGATTGCCGCTGAACATTGTTTGTATGATT
Above is a window of Geobacillus thermoleovorans DNA encoding:
- a CDS encoding thiamine pyrophosphate-dependent dehydrogenase E1 component subunit alpha — protein: MAISKDHLLWMYETMYKIRCYEDKMAEAYAEGKSPVFNIGAGPVPGEMHLATGQEPAAAGMCVHLKKEDTVTAPHRPHHHAIAKGVDLNRMTAEIFGKATGLGKGKGGHMHLFDPDVKFSCGGIVGAGIPHALGAALAAKKKGTDWVAVAFIGEGAANQGAFHESLNMAALWKLPFIVVIENNQYGISVPKTASTAVPSNDVRAAAYGIKGYYVKDNDPIDMYNVSKEAVERARTGQGPSIIEIETYRYLGHFQGDPEVYRDKNEVTLLRQKDPIIRLRNYLLNECGVTEETIAQLENKATFEVDQAYAFARESDYPKPEEALEDVFV
- a CDS encoding alpha-ketoacid dehydrogenase subunit beta; this translates as MQQTKQRLLTGNKALAEAIRLEMERDPNVFVMGEDVGVYGGIFGATEGLFQKFGPERVIDTPISETAFIGAAIGAAAEGMRPIVELMFVDFFGVCMDQIYNHMAKIPYMSGGRVKLPMVLMTAVGGGYSDAAQHSQTLYATFAHLPGMKVVAPSTPYDLKGMMISAIRDDNPVVFMFHKTLQGLGWMDQLDASVGHVPEEAYTVPLGKANIVREGTDITIVGIQMSVHQALEAAKRLEQQGIQAEVIDLRSLVPLDKETIIQSVKKTHRLLVVDEDYLSYGMTAEIAAIAAEHCLYDLEAPVKRIAVPDVPIPYSRPLEQFVLPNADKIFREAIQLVNE